A genomic stretch from Pyxidicoccus xibeiensis includes:
- a CDS encoding serine/threonine-protein kinase has protein sequence MERQPRASRTTPIAPQLLKEHLRQGAAAREASIALFISVVCACCVVTTLCFGPLIGWRHAGSIAGVVACFGLYYTWVYRHLRGTEPSPTLLWLNVGLESSLVGILFLMDAYHADPELALGNPILIIGAGAIVLSALRADPRLPLFAATITALELLVLYAFVAYPRLATPVPLMLSPPVILLRAFYFLVVGFLARLIVRQFRGMAEEALRAIRQQELMGRYFLHERLGVGGMAEVFRATYSPEGGIEKTVAVKRILPAYAEDPQFITLFRREAELGSLLQHPNIVQVLDVGRLEDTHFMAMEYVDGLSLRQLLKESGPLPVAAVTYLGAELAAALDYVHRRTSRDGVPLNLIHRDINPPNILLSRIGDVQLSDFGIARAVTHASVTRLGHIRGKTDYMAPEQLMAGPLDGRVDLFALGLTLHEALTGQRVLHGFEEGSRSAILTFIQELRPPSALRPEVPPEVDAVVMSLLQVRPEDRPQRGNDLEDLLRALPGPVAPYPYGQSALAHAIRDVLARRTGGVRPPLPPNAAPLPSESTPSWDSTTYIRPGRGS, from the coding sequence ATGGAACGCCAACCGCGCGCATCACGGACGACGCCCATCGCTCCTCAGCTGCTCAAGGAGCACCTGCGCCAGGGCGCCGCGGCGCGCGAGGCCTCGATTGCCCTGTTCATCAGCGTGGTCTGCGCGTGCTGCGTGGTCACCACGCTCTGCTTCGGGCCGCTCATCGGCTGGCGGCATGCGGGCTCCATCGCCGGTGTGGTCGCGTGTTTCGGCCTCTATTACACGTGGGTCTACCGCCACCTGCGCGGGACGGAGCCCTCGCCCACGCTCCTGTGGCTCAACGTCGGGCTGGAGAGCTCGCTCGTCGGCATCCTGTTCCTGATGGACGCCTACCACGCCGACCCCGAGCTGGCGCTGGGCAACCCCATCCTCATCATCGGCGCGGGTGCCATCGTGCTGTCGGCGCTCCGCGCGGACCCGCGCCTGCCCCTCTTCGCGGCGACCATCACCGCCCTGGAGCTGCTGGTGCTGTACGCCTTCGTTGCGTACCCGCGCCTGGCCACCCCGGTGCCGCTGATGCTGTCGCCCCCGGTCATCCTCCTGAGGGCCTTCTACTTCCTGGTGGTCGGCTTCCTCGCGCGGCTCATCGTGCGGCAGTTCCGGGGCATGGCCGAGGAGGCGCTGCGCGCCATCCGCCAGCAGGAGCTGATGGGCCGGTACTTCCTCCACGAGCGGCTGGGCGTCGGAGGCATGGCGGAGGTGTTCCGCGCCACCTACAGCCCCGAGGGCGGCATCGAGAAGACGGTCGCCGTGAAGCGCATCCTCCCGGCCTACGCGGAGGACCCGCAGTTCATCACGCTGTTCCGCCGGGAGGCGGAGCTGGGCTCGCTCCTCCAGCACCCCAACATCGTCCAGGTGCTCGACGTGGGCCGCCTGGAGGACACGCACTTCATGGCCATGGAGTACGTGGACGGGCTGTCGCTGCGCCAGCTCCTCAAGGAGTCCGGGCCGCTGCCGGTGGCCGCCGTCACCTACCTGGGCGCGGAGCTCGCCGCGGCGCTCGACTACGTCCACCGGCGCACGTCGCGAGACGGCGTGCCGCTGAACCTCATCCACCGCGACATCAACCCTCCCAACATCCTCCTGTCCCGCATTGGCGACGTGCAGCTCAGCGACTTCGGCATCGCCCGCGCCGTCACGCATGCCTCCGTCACCCGGCTGGGCCACATCCGCGGGAAGACGGACTACATGGCGCCCGAGCAGCTCATGGCCGGGCCCCTGGACGGGCGCGTGGACCTGTTCGCGCTGGGCCTCACGCTGCACGAGGCCCTGACGGGACAGCGGGTCCTCCACGGGTTCGAGGAGGGGTCGCGGTCGGCCATCCTCACCTTCATCCAGGAGCTGCGCCCGCCCTCCGCCCTGCGCCCGGAGGTGCCTCCGGAGGTGGACGCGGTGGTGATGTCGCTGCTCCAGGTCCGTCCGGAGGACCGCCCCCAGCGGGGCAACGACCTGGAGGACCTGCTGCGCGCGCTCCCGGGACCGGTGGCGCCCTACCCCTACGGACAGTCGGCGCTGGCCCACGCCATCCGGGACGTGCTGGCACGCCGGACGGGAGGCGTCCGCCCGCCGCTGCCGCCCAACGCCGCGCCCCTGCCTTCGGAGAGCACCCCGAGCTGGGACTCCACCACCTACATCAGGCCGGGCAGAGGCAGCTGA
- a CDS encoding D-2-hydroxyacid dehydrogenase family protein — translation MTLNIAILDDYQRVARDLADWSRLPAGSGLHVFERHLADLEARVAALQPFDVIVLMRERTPFPAALLERLPRLRLLVTTGGRNAAIDLEACRARGITVCGTGNVGAPTAELAWGLILALVKRIPAEDRALRAGTWQTGLTEGLAGKRLGLVGLGKLGGQMARVGAAFGMEVVAWSQNLTDARAAEVGARRVEKGELFSTSDVVSLHLVLGERTRGVVGEPELRAMKPTAWFVNTARAGLVDEAALLAVLRERRIAGAGLDVFSVEPLPADHPLLTLPGVVLTPHLGYVTKENYAVFYRDALEDILAWHAEAPVRLLG, via the coding sequence ATGACCCTGAACATCGCCATCCTGGATGACTACCAGCGAGTCGCACGAGACCTCGCCGACTGGAGCCGGCTGCCCGCGGGCAGTGGGTTGCACGTCTTCGAGCGACACCTCGCCGACCTCGAGGCGCGCGTCGCGGCGCTCCAGCCCTTCGACGTCATCGTCCTGATGCGCGAGCGCACGCCGTTTCCGGCCGCGCTGCTGGAGCGGTTGCCCCGGCTGAGGCTGCTCGTCACCACGGGCGGCCGCAACGCGGCCATCGACCTGGAGGCCTGCCGGGCGCGTGGCATCACCGTCTGCGGCACGGGGAACGTGGGCGCGCCCACGGCGGAGCTGGCCTGGGGCCTCATCCTGGCGCTGGTGAAGCGCATCCCGGCGGAGGACCGCGCGCTGCGGGCGGGCACCTGGCAGACGGGCCTGACGGAGGGGCTGGCGGGCAAGCGGCTGGGGCTCGTGGGGCTGGGGAAGCTCGGCGGGCAGATGGCGCGGGTGGGCGCGGCGTTCGGCATGGAGGTGGTGGCCTGGAGCCAGAACCTCACCGACGCGCGGGCGGCGGAGGTCGGAGCGCGCCGGGTGGAGAAGGGGGAGCTGTTCTCCACCTCCGACGTGGTCAGCCTGCACCTCGTGCTGGGGGAGCGCACGCGCGGCGTTGTGGGCGAGCCGGAGCTGCGCGCGATGAAGCCGACGGCCTGGTTCGTCAACACGGCGCGCGCAGGGCTGGTGGACGAGGCGGCGCTGCTGGCCGTGCTCCGCGAGCGGCGCATCGCCGGGGCGGGGCTGGACGTCTTCTCCGTCGAGCCGCTGCCGGCGGACCACCCGCTGCTCACGCTGCCCGGCGTCGTGCTGACGCCGCACCTGGGTTACGTGACGAAGGAGAACTACGCCGTCTTCTACCGCGACGCGCTGGAGGACATCCTGGCCTGGCACGCCGAGGCCCCGGTGCGGCTGCTCGGCTGA
- a CDS encoding S41 family peptidase produces the protein MKLQIFLLVASVTGCATVPAVRPEPKAPVPLLQDGVTVEAARGIWRSRGYGLVLSVTVDGVKLHHETKAGCYPDPGGDTSPLQNLAYVVPGSTPDTLTVTSWPGETLYLFQRLQALPESCAAKTEWTPPRLFEVFAATFEESYAFFQERGVDWRARVAALRPRVTETTEPRALFQVFKELTTGLEDAHTQIEAEVDGETLSYGEGDKPTLQRVKAEGPKTGVTEREAQRAWLGAYRDGILQTVLKGTGHHVANKRILHGRIGDVGYLNVLTLGGYAGDDEPPLDEELRALGVALDEALTSFQGARAVIVDVSNNRGGHDRVARELASRFTDGRHLAYAKRPFQADVPPQAFHVEPATGPRFTGPVYLLTSDITVSAGEIFTLSMRALPNVTHVGTATRGALSDVLVKPLPNGWRVELSNELYFDPEGKQFEARGIPPELPLDVFPEADLRGGHARAVLSLVELARQRAR, from the coding sequence GTGAAACTCCAGATCTTCCTCCTTGTCGCCAGCGTGACGGGCTGCGCCACCGTCCCTGCTGTACGCCCCGAGCCGAAAGCGCCAGTGCCACTGCTCCAGGATGGCGTCACCGTCGAGGCGGCGCGCGGCATCTGGCGCTCGCGAGGGTACGGGCTGGTGCTCTCCGTCACGGTGGACGGAGTGAAGCTGCACCACGAGACGAAGGCGGGCTGCTACCCGGACCCTGGCGGTGACACGAGCCCGCTCCAGAACCTCGCCTACGTCGTGCCCGGCTCGACGCCGGACACGCTGACCGTCACCAGCTGGCCCGGGGAGACCCTGTACCTCTTCCAGCGCCTCCAGGCCCTGCCCGAGTCCTGCGCGGCGAAGACGGAGTGGACCCCGCCGCGCCTGTTCGAGGTGTTCGCGGCGACCTTCGAGGAGAGCTACGCCTTCTTCCAGGAGCGCGGCGTGGACTGGCGGGCACGCGTGGCCGCGCTCCGCCCGCGCGTCACCGAGACGACGGAGCCGCGCGCCCTCTTCCAGGTCTTCAAGGAGCTGACGACGGGGCTGGAGGACGCGCACACGCAAATCGAGGCCGAGGTCGACGGCGAGACGCTCAGCTACGGAGAGGGAGACAAGCCGACGCTCCAGAGGGTGAAGGCCGAGGGGCCGAAGACCGGCGTCACGGAGCGCGAGGCCCAGCGCGCGTGGCTGGGCGCCTACCGCGACGGCATCCTCCAGACAGTGCTGAAGGGCACGGGCCACCACGTCGCAAACAAGCGCATCCTCCACGGGCGCATCGGCGACGTCGGCTACCTCAACGTGCTGACCCTGGGCGGCTACGCCGGCGACGACGAGCCGCCGCTCGACGAAGAGCTGCGTGCGCTGGGCGTGGCGCTCGACGAGGCGCTGACGTCGTTCCAGGGCGCGCGGGCCGTCATCGTCGACGTGAGCAACAACCGCGGAGGCCATGACCGCGTCGCCCGGGAGCTTGCCTCGCGCTTCACCGACGGCCGGCACCTGGCCTACGCCAAGCGGCCCTTCCAGGCGGACGTGCCGCCCCAGGCCTTCCACGTGGAGCCGGCCACCGGGCCGCGCTTCACGGGGCCCGTCTACCTGCTGACGAGCGACATCACCGTGAGCGCCGGGGAGATCTTCACCCTGTCCATGCGCGCGCTGCCCAACGTCACCCACGTGGGCACCGCCACGCGCGGCGCCCTGTCCGACGTGCTCGTCAAGCCGCTGCCGAACGGGTGGCGAGTCGAGCTGTCCAACGAGCTGTACTTCGACCCCGAGGGCAAGCAGTTCGAGGCCCGGGGCATCCCTCCCGAGCTGCCGCTCGACGTCTTCCCCGAGGCGGACCTTCGCGGCGGCCACGCGAGGGCCGTGCTGTCGCTGGTGGAGCTGGCGAGGCAGCGCGCCCGGTAG
- a CDS encoding RICIN domain-containing protein produces the protein MALGAVAGCAAPEEPAAPAQQQPETARSELSYLNTLSYSILTEYEKARTLQGSGEIFYPVCIFSNYTFPISTSKRESYRALMELVVNRWNDALESQPGWGVWTIHLYLVGSSTACPDTDGNLKVYKVMGDQTRERGYAQFWSFLNVAGRGEFDSEIYKRELHEYGHQLGLGDTYSEATYQLPFDQPPGIMNLYWDVPDLSDDDIASVRHVWARVSGRSTAQCPAGFVPGSAQPNTNGHIFCVYPRYDLTSMWLGTGKCIESVIGGLAMRSCSASFTQEWRMTPTDWPGYFRLKNRQAGFNLCVDVINDGINDRLQLAPCGSYGGQLWQLVPTPWPEFFRLKAQWPGDGKCLDILNDGVNDQLRLVACGDYSGQYWQRRQH, from the coding sequence ATGGCTTTGGGCGCAGTCGCGGGCTGTGCAGCGCCGGAAGAGCCGGCGGCTCCCGCGCAGCAGCAGCCGGAGACTGCTCGAAGCGAGCTGAGCTACCTCAACACGCTCAGCTACTCGATCCTGACGGAGTATGAGAAGGCCAGGACCCTGCAAGGCAGCGGGGAGATCTTCTACCCGGTCTGCATCTTCTCCAACTACACCTTTCCCATCTCAACCAGCAAACGCGAGTCGTACCGCGCCCTGATGGAGCTGGTGGTCAACCGCTGGAACGACGCACTCGAGTCGCAGCCGGGCTGGGGCGTCTGGACGATTCACCTGTACCTGGTGGGCTCGAGCACCGCGTGTCCGGACACGGATGGAAACCTGAAGGTCTACAAGGTGATGGGAGACCAGACCCGCGAGCGCGGCTACGCGCAGTTCTGGTCCTTCCTCAACGTGGCGGGCCGGGGCGAGTTCGACAGTGAGATCTACAAGCGCGAGCTGCACGAGTATGGCCACCAGCTCGGCCTGGGTGACACCTACTCGGAAGCGACGTACCAGCTTCCCTTCGATCAGCCTCCCGGCATCATGAACCTGTACTGGGACGTGCCCGACCTGAGCGACGACGACATCGCCTCGGTCCGGCATGTCTGGGCGCGCGTGAGCGGCCGCTCCACCGCGCAGTGCCCCGCGGGCTTCGTCCCTGGCTCGGCGCAGCCGAACACCAACGGCCATATCTTCTGCGTCTACCCGCGCTACGACCTCACCTCGATGTGGCTCGGCACCGGAAAGTGCATCGAGAGCGTCATCGGTGGGCTGGCCATGAGGAGCTGCAGCGCCTCCTTCACCCAGGAGTGGCGGATGACTCCGACGGACTGGCCCGGGTACTTCCGCCTCAAGAACCGGCAGGCTGGCTTCAATCTGTGTGTCGACGTCATCAATGATGGCATCAATGACAGGCTGCAACTGGCGCCTTGCGGCAGCTACGGCGGCCAGCTCTGGCAGCTCGTGCCCACCCCGTGGCCCGAGTTCTTCCGCCTCAAGGCGCAGTGGCCTGGCGACGGTAAGTGCCTCGACATCCTCAATGACGGGGTCAATGACCAGCTGAGGTTGGTGGCCTGCGGCGACTACTCCGGCCAGTACTGGCAGCGGCGGCAGCACTGA
- a CDS encoding M14 family metallopeptidase → MTELLTRAEASKYKQTSLHSDVLAFVDELCRRTKLARRVDFGKSGEGQPLVALIVSDRGCFTPELARKQKKVVVMVEANIHAGEVEGKEALLALARDLTLTKLGKSLLDKLCLVLVPNFNPDGNDRISPNNRKLNLQDLEGQVNPEGGVGMRYTGEGWNLNRDNMKQEAPETRALAKLHQTWWPHVFIDCHTTDGSIHACDLTYDTSHSNEPLFAQLRAYNRTMLERVAKAVKKHGFDSFWYGNYKEEGNPTSGWHTYPALPRFGSHYRGLLGRIDVLLETYSYIDFPRRCAVMRAWLLELLRDAAKHAKAYRAVTEAEEERIIARGESPDVQQLVGINYGVATRDDKGALTFEYPAHAMPGDIAAVLSYDEASIAARRYPGKRKRTYRMPHYRTFVPTQSVSTPAGYLAPAELASRLEGHGIRFERLPTSQRFTVDSYRVARREETFSPDVATNVPPLGEAEVPQSQKPKPTRFETVLTVSPERSTREFPEGTLYVPTAQRAGTLAVYLLEPHSDDGFCRWQFLDKHITVGEFFPVHRVMQPAAAPRKAE, encoded by the coding sequence ATGACCGAGTTGCTGACCCGCGCGGAAGCGTCGAAGTACAAGCAGACCTCGCTCCACTCCGACGTGCTCGCCTTCGTCGACGAGCTCTGCCGGCGCACGAAGCTCGCCCGGCGCGTGGACTTCGGGAAGAGCGGCGAGGGCCAGCCCCTGGTGGCGCTCATCGTGAGCGACCGGGGCTGCTTCACTCCCGAGCTGGCCCGCAAGCAGAAGAAGGTCGTGGTGATGGTGGAGGCCAACATCCACGCCGGCGAGGTCGAGGGCAAGGAGGCGCTGCTCGCGCTCGCGCGTGACTTGACGCTCACGAAGCTGGGCAAGTCGCTGCTCGACAAGCTGTGCCTGGTGCTCGTCCCCAACTTCAACCCGGACGGCAACGACCGCATCAGCCCCAACAACCGCAAGCTGAACCTCCAGGACCTCGAGGGCCAGGTGAACCCCGAGGGCGGCGTGGGCATGCGCTACACGGGTGAGGGCTGGAACCTCAACCGCGACAACATGAAGCAGGAGGCGCCCGAGACGCGCGCGCTCGCGAAGCTGCACCAGACGTGGTGGCCGCACGTCTTCATCGACTGCCACACCACCGACGGCAGCATCCACGCGTGCGACCTGACGTACGACACCTCGCACTCCAACGAGCCCCTCTTCGCCCAGCTGCGCGCGTACAACCGGACGATGCTGGAGCGCGTGGCCAAGGCGGTGAAGAAGCACGGCTTCGACAGTTTCTGGTACGGCAACTACAAGGAGGAGGGCAACCCGACCTCGGGCTGGCACACCTACCCTGCCCTGCCGCGCTTCGGCAGCCACTACCGGGGCCTGCTGGGACGCATCGACGTGCTCCTGGAGACGTACAGCTACATCGACTTCCCGCGCCGCTGCGCGGTGATGCGGGCGTGGCTGCTGGAGCTGCTGCGCGATGCCGCGAAGCACGCCAAGGCCTACCGCGCCGTCACCGAGGCGGAGGAGGAGCGCATCATCGCGCGCGGCGAGTCCCCCGACGTGCAGCAACTGGTGGGCATCAACTACGGCGTCGCCACGCGTGACGACAAGGGCGCGCTCACCTTCGAGTACCCCGCCCACGCGATGCCCGGCGACATCGCCGCGGTCCTGTCCTACGACGAGGCGAGCATCGCCGCGCGGCGCTACCCGGGGAAGCGCAAGCGCACCTACCGCATGCCGCACTACCGGACCTTCGTCCCCACGCAGTCGGTGAGCACGCCGGCCGGGTACCTGGCGCCAGCGGAGCTCGCTTCGCGCCTGGAGGGCCATGGCATCCGCTTCGAGCGCCTGCCCACGTCCCAGCGCTTCACGGTGGACAGCTACCGCGTGGCCCGGCGAGAGGAGACGTTCAGCCCCGACGTGGCCACCAACGTGCCTCCGCTCGGCGAGGCGGAGGTGCCGCAGAGCCAGAAGCCCAAGCCCACGCGCTTCGAGACGGTGCTGACGGTGTCGCCCGAGCGCTCCACGCGCGAGTTCCCGGAAGGGACGCTCTACGTCCCCACCGCGCAGCGCGCCGGCACGCTGGCCGTGTACCTGCTCGAGCCGCACTCGGATGACGGCTTCTGCCGCTGGCAGTTCCTCGACAAGCACATCACCGTGGGTGAGTTCTTCCCCGTGCACCGCGTGATGCAGCCCGCCGCCGCGCCCAGGAAGGCCGAGTAG
- a CDS encoding S8 family serine peptidase has translation MVPGPDETQYTGRYIVLLPEGATEQGTRSLQKLAGIKANVMRGDRPEEQQDVTTQNVIFSDINAAVLQMDPDQLRSLGTAEEKGDLPFLAVEPERVVHAIGLGDLGSDGLNPQRPMPSWSETVLPPGALTALQQQPGGEFAREERLPVPIPFEEGMGMGVGQDATLAYLRGYRDSVVQLVDRLLAEGGGALGMRERIAPQAERWNESEATWGLQATGVIASRYTGRGVKVAVLDTGFGPHRDFGGRNIVTASFIQGQTVDDGNGHGTHCIGTACGFRPAARVPRYGIAYESDIYAGKVLSNQGSGTDGSILAGINWAVAQGAQVISMSLGAPALPGQGFSHVYEGVARRALLRGTLIIAAAGNESRRPGVTRPVAHPANCPSIAAVAAIDAAFQVAAFSCGAINPNGGEVNIAAPGVDVLSSVPLPPFYRRLAGTSMATPHVAGIAALFAQATNRTGLALWQAMARCARRLPHPASDVGLGLVRAP, from the coding sequence ATGGTGCCGGGCCCTGACGAGACGCAGTACACGGGGCGCTACATCGTTCTTCTTCCGGAGGGAGCGACGGAGCAGGGGACGCGCTCGCTCCAGAAGCTCGCGGGCATCAAGGCGAACGTGATGAGAGGGGACCGTCCCGAGGAGCAGCAGGACGTCACCACGCAGAACGTCATCTTCTCCGACATCAATGCCGCCGTCCTGCAGATGGACCCGGACCAGCTCCGGTCCCTGGGCACGGCGGAGGAGAAGGGGGACCTGCCCTTCCTGGCGGTCGAGCCCGAGCGGGTGGTCCATGCCATCGGCCTCGGCGACCTGGGCTCTGACGGGCTGAACCCGCAGCGGCCCATGCCGAGCTGGTCCGAGACGGTCCTTCCTCCCGGCGCGCTGACCGCCCTGCAGCAGCAGCCCGGCGGCGAGTTCGCGCGGGAGGAGCGGCTCCCCGTGCCGATTCCCTTCGAGGAGGGCATGGGGATGGGGGTGGGCCAGGACGCCACGCTGGCGTACCTCCGGGGCTACCGCGACTCCGTGGTGCAGCTGGTGGACCGGCTGCTGGCCGAAGGGGGCGGCGCCCTCGGGATGCGTGAGCGCATCGCTCCCCAGGCGGAGCGCTGGAACGAGAGCGAGGCGACCTGGGGGCTGCAGGCCACCGGCGTCATCGCCTCGCGGTACACGGGCCGCGGCGTCAAGGTGGCGGTGCTGGACACGGGCTTCGGCCCCCACCGGGACTTCGGCGGCCGGAACATCGTCACCGCGTCCTTCATCCAGGGCCAGACGGTCGACGACGGCAACGGGCACGGCACGCACTGCATCGGCACCGCCTGCGGGTTCCGGCCCGCCGCGCGGGTGCCGCGCTACGGCATTGCCTACGAGTCCGACATCTACGCGGGGAAGGTGCTGAGCAATCAGGGCAGCGGCACGGACGGGAGCATCCTCGCGGGCATCAACTGGGCCGTCGCGCAGGGGGCCCAGGTCATCTCCATGTCGCTGGGAGCGCCGGCCCTGCCCGGGCAGGGCTTCAGCCATGTCTACGAAGGCGTGGCGCGGCGCGCGCTGCTGCGAGGCACGCTCATCATCGCCGCGGCGGGCAACGAGAGCCGGCGGCCCGGCGTCACCCGGCCCGTGGCGCACCCGGCCAACTGCCCGTCCATCGCGGCCGTGGCGGCGATTGACGCCGCGTTCCAGGTCGCCGCGTTCTCGTGCGGGGCCATCAACCCGAACGGGGGCGAGGTGAACATCGCGGCCCCGGGTGTGGACGTCCTCTCGTCGGTGCCGCTGCCGCCGTTCTACCGGAGGCTGGCGGGGACGAGCATGGCCACGCCGCACGTCGCGGGCATCGCCGCGCTGTTCGCGCAGGCGACCAACCGCACGGGCCTGGCGCTGTGGCAGGCCATGGCGCGCTGCGCGCGGCGCCTGCCGCACCCCGCGAGCGACGTGGGGCTGGGGCTCGTCCGGGCGCCGTGA
- a CDS encoding alpha/beta hydrolase: MLKPYRREIPLHTVEGVPDADVSTHAFATGDKLGLSMLRFLREPGDDVVLIVHGLTTSSDMFIMPEHYNLVRYLLDHGFTDVWTLDFRMSNRHPYNLQRHRYDMDDIAAFDFPAALQKLRAEVGPDARIHVICHCLGAVSFMMSLFGGAVTGISSVIANSVSLTPRVPRWSKAKLTLSPFLLEQLAGMSYLNAAGAEEGGLSRNKLLVALAGLVHRECDVPACHMLSLMWGTGFPALYSHENLHPVTHERGGDLYGATGFHYYRHVRKMVSAGGAVKYDPKKASVSHLPDDYFQHAKNIQTPVLFFTGADNHVFTDSNIVCHQRLEALVPGRHALRVLQGYGHQDVFMGKDCHRDVFPLFVSWLEKHQGARPRSVRYLPPEVTQSSNRMPWASGSASE; encoded by the coding sequence ATGTTGAAGCCGTACCGCCGGGAGATTCCGCTCCACACCGTGGAGGGCGTCCCCGACGCCGATGTCAGCACACATGCCTTCGCCACCGGCGACAAGCTGGGGCTGAGCATGTTGCGCTTCCTTCGAGAGCCCGGGGACGACGTGGTCCTCATCGTCCACGGGCTCACCACGTCCTCGGACATGTTCATCATGCCCGAGCACTACAACCTGGTGCGCTACCTGCTGGACCACGGCTTCACCGACGTCTGGACGTTGGACTTCCGGATGAGCAACCGGCATCCCTACAACCTCCAGCGCCACCGCTACGACATGGATGACATCGCCGCCTTCGACTTCCCCGCGGCCCTCCAGAAGCTGCGCGCCGAGGTGGGGCCGGACGCGCGCATCCATGTCATCTGCCACTGTCTGGGGGCAGTGTCCTTCATGATGAGCCTGTTCGGTGGCGCGGTCACCGGCATCAGCAGCGTCATCGCCAACAGCGTCTCGCTCACGCCGCGCGTGCCCCGCTGGTCCAAGGCGAAGCTGACGCTGTCGCCGTTCCTCCTGGAGCAGCTGGCGGGAATGTCCTACCTCAATGCCGCCGGAGCGGAGGAGGGGGGCCTGTCACGCAACAAGCTGCTGGTGGCGCTGGCCGGCCTCGTCCATCGCGAGTGCGATGTGCCCGCCTGCCACATGCTCAGCCTCATGTGGGGCACGGGCTTCCCGGCGCTGTACAGCCACGAGAACCTGCACCCCGTCACCCACGAGCGGGGTGGGGACCTCTACGGGGCCACGGGCTTCCACTACTACCGCCACGTGCGGAAGATGGTGAGCGCGGGTGGCGCGGTGAAGTACGACCCGAAGAAGGCCTCCGTCAGCCACCTGCCGGACGACTACTTCCAGCACGCGAAGAACATCCAGACGCCCGTGCTGTTCTTCACGGGCGCGGACAACCACGTCTTCACCGACTCGAACATCGTCTGCCACCAGCGACTGGAGGCCCTGGTCCCCGGGCGGCACGCGTTGCGCGTGCTCCAGGGCTACGGGCACCAGGACGTCTTCATGGGCAAGGACTGCCACCGCGACGTCTTCCCTCTCTTCGTGTCCTGGCTGGAGAAGCACCAGGGCGCCCGGCCGCGCTCCGTCCGGTACCTTCCGCCCGAGGTCACTCAGAGCTCGAACCGGATGCCCTGGGCCAGCGGCAGCGCGTCCGAGTAG